The following proteins are co-located in the Clavibacter capsici genome:
- a CDS encoding 1,4-dihydroxy-2-naphthoate polyprenyltransferase — protein sequence MAQKKKRTRQAPSSAARTRPASPAKARSGNPAKAPKATARDWISGARIRTLPLAVAPVAIGAGAARALGPDEGVSLGLALLCLAVAVLLQIGVNYANDYSDGVRGTDDVRVGPARLTGSGAAKPRTVLTVALTFFGLAAVAGLAIVLITGHWWLLAVGAVAIVAAYSYTGGKRPYGYAGLGDVVVFVFFGLVATAGTQFILIGMITGEGWLGGVAAGGFACAVLMVNNIRDIEQDGKVGKRTLAVRLGPRGSRIVYCIEVAIAYGVVVFFFLFYPKALLVLFTLVLALPAAIIACTGRTPKELILSLQLTSMAALTFGLGLGAAFAF from the coding sequence GTGGCACAGAAGAAGAAGCGCACCCGGCAGGCCCCCTCGTCCGCAGCACGCACCCGGCCGGCGTCGCCCGCGAAGGCGCGCTCGGGCAACCCGGCGAAGGCCCCGAAGGCGACCGCGCGCGACTGGATCTCCGGCGCCCGCATCCGCACCCTCCCGCTGGCCGTCGCCCCCGTCGCGATCGGCGCCGGCGCTGCCCGCGCGCTCGGTCCGGACGAGGGCGTCTCCCTCGGCCTCGCGCTCCTCTGCCTCGCCGTCGCCGTGCTGCTGCAGATCGGCGTGAACTACGCGAACGACTACTCCGACGGCGTGCGCGGCACCGACGACGTGCGCGTCGGCCCCGCCCGCCTCACGGGATCCGGCGCCGCGAAGCCCCGCACGGTGCTCACCGTCGCGCTCACGTTCTTCGGCCTGGCCGCGGTCGCGGGCCTCGCGATCGTGCTGATCACCGGCCACTGGTGGCTGCTCGCGGTCGGCGCGGTGGCCATCGTCGCGGCCTACTCCTACACGGGCGGCAAGCGCCCCTACGGCTACGCCGGACTCGGCGACGTGGTCGTCTTCGTGTTCTTCGGCCTGGTCGCGACGGCGGGCACGCAGTTCATCCTCATCGGCATGATCACGGGCGAGGGCTGGCTGGGCGGCGTCGCGGCGGGCGGCTTCGCGTGCGCGGTGCTCATGGTCAACAACATCCGTGACATCGAGCAGGACGGCAAGGTCGGCAAGCGCACCCTCGCGGTGCGGCTCGGCCCGCGCGGTTCGCGCATCGTCTACTGCATCGAGGTCGCGATCGCCTACGGGGTCGTGGTCTTCTTCTTCCTCTTCTACCCGAAGGCGCTGCTGGTGCTGTTCACGCTCGTGCTGGCGCTGCCTGCCGCGATCATCGCGTGCACCGGCCGCACCCCGAAGGAGCTGATCCTCTCGCTGCAGCTCACGAGCATGGCCGCGCTCACGTTCGGCCTGGGGCTCGGGGCGGCGTTCGCGTTCTGA
- a CDS encoding histidine phosphatase family protein, with protein MTGMNPATAKRLARDDVAPMYAEVDAAIARAEIPGTPEWQEKVRGRIVMVRHGQTEWSVNGRHTGTTDIPLTATGEEQARAVGAVLGGTQFGLVLASPRSRAQRTAELIGYGDQAEVDDRLVEFDYGAYEGRTTADIQSERGHWDLWTDGVPAGDTPGETSQQVRDRVLQVLERVLPVLESGQDVLLVAHAHVIRALAVAWVGLPAEAGGILTLSTSTLSELGFEHGRHAIMRWNCPADGWAPSPVGGSR; from the coding sequence ATGACCGGCATGAACCCCGCCACCGCCAAGCGCCTCGCCCGCGACGACGTCGCCCCGATGTACGCGGAGGTGGATGCCGCCATCGCGCGCGCGGAGATCCCCGGCACCCCGGAGTGGCAGGAGAAGGTGCGCGGCCGCATCGTCATGGTGCGCCACGGGCAGACCGAGTGGAGCGTCAACGGGCGCCACACCGGGACGACAGACATCCCGCTCACCGCCACCGGCGAGGAGCAGGCCCGTGCGGTCGGCGCCGTGCTCGGCGGCACGCAGTTCGGCCTGGTGCTCGCGAGCCCCCGCTCGCGCGCGCAGCGCACGGCCGAGCTCATCGGCTACGGCGACCAGGCCGAGGTCGACGACCGGCTCGTCGAGTTCGACTACGGCGCGTACGAGGGCCGCACCACCGCCGACATCCAGTCCGAGCGCGGCCACTGGGACCTCTGGACCGACGGCGTCCCCGCGGGCGACACCCCCGGCGAGACGTCCCAGCAGGTCCGCGACCGCGTCCTCCAGGTGCTCGAGCGCGTGCTGCCCGTGCTCGAGTCCGGCCAGGACGTGCTGCTCGTCGCCCACGCGCACGTGATCCGGGCGCTCGCCGTCGCGTGGGTCGGCCTGCCCGCGGAGGCCGGCGGGATCCTCACGCTCTCCACCTCCACGCTCAGCGAGCTCGGCTTCGAGCACGGCCGCCACGCGATCATGCGCTGGAACTGCCCGGCCGACGGCTGGGCGCCGTCGCCCGTGGGCGGCAGCCGCTAG
- a CDS encoding serine hydrolase, which translates to MTDPRHAPDADRRPRHTGGGPARHAGQEPTDGFRSAFRALGGLALDGMRVAARATDLDSGGVVLAVDDHVALPAAGLGRVLLLVELSARMTGGDLSPLHLVDRGAHDEGGTAGLWRHLVVPSLPVTDLASLVGATGDAAATNALLGLVGLDAVRSRAESLGLRRTALLDVARGTRGPDDAPQLSVGSARELASLFASLVHGEVVDEETSTRVVGWLALNTDRSMVAASFGLDAPVGRGTEHGMALVDCTGVDAGVRAEAGVLRGPRGAVAYAVMVHFDDADLRARLAVRDALGVVGLDLLEHVH; encoded by the coding sequence ATGACGGATCCGAGGCACGCGCCCGACGCCGACCGCCGCCCCCGGCACACCGGGGGCGGGCCCGCGCGCCACGCGGGGCAGGAGCCGACCGACGGCTTCCGCTCCGCCTTCCGCGCGCTCGGCGGCCTCGCCCTCGACGGGATGCGCGTCGCGGCCCGCGCGACCGACCTCGACTCGGGCGGCGTGGTGCTCGCGGTGGACGACCACGTCGCGCTGCCGGCCGCCGGCCTCGGCCGCGTGCTGCTCCTCGTGGAGCTCTCCGCGCGCATGACGGGCGGCGACCTCTCGCCGCTGCACCTCGTGGATCGCGGGGCCCACGACGAGGGCGGCACCGCGGGCCTCTGGCGCCACCTCGTGGTGCCGTCGCTGCCCGTCACGGACCTCGCCTCGCTCGTCGGCGCGACCGGCGACGCCGCCGCGACGAACGCGCTCCTCGGCCTCGTCGGCCTCGACGCGGTGCGCTCGCGCGCCGAGTCGCTCGGCCTCCGCCGCACGGCGCTCCTCGACGTGGCGCGCGGCACCCGCGGGCCGGACGACGCCCCGCAGCTCTCCGTCGGATCCGCCCGCGAGCTCGCGTCGCTGTTCGCCTCCCTCGTGCACGGCGAGGTCGTGGACGAGGAGACGAGCACGCGCGTCGTCGGCTGGCTCGCGCTCAACACCGACCGGTCGATGGTCGCGGCGTCCTTCGGGCTGGACGCGCCCGTCGGCCGCGGCACCGAGCACGGCATGGCGCTCGTCGACTGCACGGGCGTCGACGCGGGCGTGCGGGCCGAGGCGGGCGTGCTCCGCGGGCCGCGCGGTGCGGTCGCGTACGCCGTCATGGTCCACTTCGACGACGCCGACCTCCGCGCGCGCCTGGCGGTGCGCGACGCCCTGGGCGTGGTCGGGCTCGACCTGCTGGAGCACGTGCACTGA